One window from the genome of Pseudoalteromonas sp. '520P1 No. 423' encodes:
- the flgB gene encoding flagellar basal body rod protein FlgB, with amino-acid sequence MAISFEKAFGIHPSAMTARSQRAEIIATNIANADTPGYKAKDIDFAAVLNQAKSKQSSSMTRTHEKHFNINANSINANAQFRNPLQPDTGDGNSVDVQVERNLYVQNSVEYQASLRFLTGKIQGLKKALSGQ; translated from the coding sequence ATGGCGATCAGTTTTGAAAAAGCTTTTGGCATACATCCAAGCGCTATGACAGCAAGATCACAGCGTGCAGAAATTATAGCAACAAACATAGCTAATGCAGATACACCTGGTTATAAAGCCAAAGATATAGATTTTGCAGCCGTGTTAAATCAGGCTAAGTCAAAACAATCGAGTTCAATGACCAGAACTCATGAGAAGCACTTCAATATTAATGCTAATTCTATTAATGCTAATGCGCAATTTCGTAACCCTTTGCAGCCTGATACTGGCGATGGAAATTCAGTTGATGTACAAGTGGAACGAAACTTGTATGTACAAAACTCAGTAGAATATCAGGCAAGTCTAAGATTTTTGACAGGTAAGATCCAAGGGCTTAAAAAAGCATTGAGCGGGCAATAG
- the flgM gene encoding flagellar biosynthesis anti-sigma factor FlgM: MVNQVNKGNQQNVAYTNSKQLNVSKDNSTTPVQNQPAATAKAATDSVSLTPQAQQLRGLQEKAEQSQGFDSKKVNELKKAISEGNYQVNAEKLAEKIAGFEFDLYG; this comes from the coding sequence ATGGTTAACCAAGTAAATAAAGGCAATCAACAAAATGTTGCCTATACAAATTCAAAGCAGCTGAATGTCAGTAAAGACAATTCAACGACACCAGTACAAAATCAGCCCGCAGCGACAGCTAAAGCAGCTACTGACTCTGTAAGTTTAACACCTCAAGCACAACAACTTCGAGGCTTACAGGAAAAGGCTGAACAATCGCAAGGTTTTGATAGCAAAAAAGTAAACGAACTTAAAAAAGCGATTAGTGAAGGTAATTATCAAGTGAATGCAGAAAAACTAGCTGAAAAAATAGCTGGCTTCGAATTCGATTTATACGGTTAA
- the flgN gene encoding flagellar export chaperone FlgN produces the protein MIEQNEVQNIQQSLIEQKQNLDALWLILQNELESINSRNGNALESTAKEKVILLNKISTLDKKLINSSLEQIKEVVPSIKEDINAINEQLNNCKQQNDTNAHAAHQTHIAVKKVTDILLGSIKSLTYDNKGKSQAGTLLSKGIKA, from the coding sequence ATGATTGAACAAAATGAAGTACAAAATATTCAGCAGTCTTTAATTGAGCAAAAGCAAAACTTAGATGCTTTATGGCTAATTTTACAAAATGAATTAGAATCAATCAATTCCAGAAATGGTAATGCTTTAGAAAGTACAGCAAAAGAAAAAGTCATTTTATTAAATAAAATATCAACTTTAGATAAAAAGTTAATCAACTCTTCTCTTGAACAAATAAAAGAAGTGGTGCCTTCAATAAAAGAGGATATTAACGCTATAAATGAGCAATTAAATAATTGTAAGCAACAAAATGATACAAACGCTCATGCAGCCCACCAAACGCACATCGCCGTAAAAAAAGTAACCGATATATTACTTGGTTCAATCAAGTCTCTTACTTATGATAATAAAGGTAAGTCTCAAGCAGGCACATTATTAAGCAAAGGTATAAAAGCCTAA
- a CDS encoding protein-glutamate O-methyltransferase CheR has translation MANKNLEQHEYNQFRTFLEQQCGIVLGDNKLYLVKSRLAPLMGRFEVESLSELVSKTLSPRERQLRAAVVDAMTTNETLWFRDQYPFELLKSKIFPEFKSLRRPVKIWSAASSSGQEPYSIAMTTAEYQAKNLGSFTAGAQIVGTDISNTMLDLCKNAEYDSLALARGLSTERRKKFFMDSGHGMAKVVEPVRKMATFRHLNLLDSYALMGKFDIIFCRNVLIYFSPEIKSKIIGQFAQALNPKGYLFLGASESMTGLNDDFEMIRCNPGIIYQKK, from the coding sequence TTGGCTAATAAAAACTTAGAGCAGCATGAATATAATCAATTTCGCACTTTTTTAGAACAGCAGTGCGGGATTGTTTTGGGTGATAACAAGTTGTATCTAGTAAAAAGCCGTTTAGCACCTTTAATGGGGCGCTTTGAAGTTGAATCATTATCTGAATTGGTAAGTAAAACTTTAAGCCCTAGAGAGCGGCAATTGCGTGCCGCGGTTGTTGATGCAATGACAACCAACGAGACTTTATGGTTTAGAGATCAATATCCATTTGAGCTTTTAAAAAGTAAAATATTCCCAGAATTTAAGAGTTTACGTCGTCCAGTTAAAATTTGGTCAGCGGCAAGTTCATCAGGGCAAGAACCTTACTCGATTGCAATGACAACTGCTGAATATCAGGCTAAAAATTTAGGTTCTTTTACTGCTGGAGCCCAAATTGTAGGTACTGATATTTCAAATACTATGCTGGACTTGTGTAAAAATGCAGAATATGACTCTTTAGCATTAGCGAGAGGCCTTTCTACTGAAAGACGTAAAAAGTTTTTTATGGATAGTGGTCATGGTATGGCAAAGGTTGTTGAACCGGTAAGAAAAATGGCGACATTTAGACATCTCAATTTACTAGATTCTTATGCTTTGATGGGGAAGTTTGATATTATTTTTTGTCGTAATGTACTTATTTACTTTTCTCCTGAAATAAAATCTAAAATCATTGGGCAGTTTGCACAGGCTTTAAATCCAAAGGGATATTTATTTTTAGGCGCGTCAGAATCTATGACGGGATTGAATGACGATTTTGAGATGATCCGTTGTAATCCTGGTATAATTTACCAAAAAAAATAA
- a CDS encoding flagellar hook assembly protein FlgD: protein MINPINGSQSSSYVDSLRKNAEKEPDSVPQGELTQEDFFTLMTKQLAMQDPSNPTDNEAMMQQMTNMSMAEGITNMSTKFDEFAESMSSNQALQASSLVGRDVLVDTHYVTNTAGEEMSGRIPLEYPASDIKIRIEDENGVVVGEVPMAASNGGNLEFKWDGKDSQGNSVPDGKYKIRAVGLVQNVPGENGTLKAQHIELPVQMRTRVDSVSMGQNGTGLTLNFKDLGSVKFEDVIEVS, encoded by the coding sequence ATGATAAATCCAATTAATGGCAGCCAAAGCAGTAGTTATGTCGATAGTTTGCGAAAAAATGCAGAAAAGGAACCTGATTCTGTACCACAAGGTGAATTGACTCAAGAAGACTTTTTTACTCTAATGACAAAGCAATTGGCGATGCAAGACCCTTCGAATCCGACAGATAATGAAGCCATGATGCAGCAGATGACAAATATGTCTATGGCAGAAGGCATTACAAATATGTCAACAAAGTTTGATGAATTTGCTGAATCAATGTCTTCTAATCAAGCTTTACAAGCGTCGAGTTTAGTTGGACGAGATGTATTGGTTGATACGCATTATGTAACAAATACAGCTGGTGAAGAAATGTCAGGCCGTATTCCTCTAGAGTATCCTGCTTCTGATATTAAAATTCGTATCGAAGATGAAAATGGTGTTGTTGTAGGAGAAGTACCTATGGCTGCTTCTAACGGCGGTAACTTAGAATTTAAATGGGATGGAAAAGACTCACAAGGAAATTCAGTTCCAGATGGTAAGTATAAAATTAGAGCCGTTGGTTTAGTGCAAAATGTGCCAGGTGAAAATGGGACTTTAAAAGCACAGCATATTGAATTACCAGTCCAAATGCGTACTCGTGTTGATAGTGTAAGCATGGGACAAAATGGAACTGGATTAACACTCAACTTCAAAGATTTAGGTAGTGTGAAGTTTGAAGATGTGATTGAAGTTAGTTAA
- a CDS encoding chemotaxis protein CheV, with product MAGILDSVNQRTQLVGQNRLELLLFKLRGRQRFGINVFKVREVLQCPRLTSLPKSNSYIRGVAHIRGQTISVIDLSMAIGGNPIDDIENGFIIIAEYNRSVQGFLVGSVERIVNMNWESILPPPSGSGRNSYLTAVTEIEKELVEILDVEKILSDICPVDTAVSSEIVDDGEIQKDLGERIIFIADDSAVARNQIKRALEPLGIQTELAKNGKEALIRLREIAEKECTTDITERIGLLISDVEMPEMDGYTLTAEIKADPRLAPLHVILHTSLSGVFNQAMIEKVGADDFIAKFNPDELAAAVKKWVHCD from the coding sequence ATGGCGGGCATTTTAGACTCGGTCAACCAAAGAACACAGTTAGTAGGTCAAAATAGACTAGAGCTTTTGTTATTTAAACTTAGAGGCCGTCAGCGCTTTGGTATAAACGTGTTTAAAGTGAGGGAGGTTTTACAATGCCCACGACTAACTTCGTTACCAAAATCGAATTCGTATATTAGAGGTGTGGCACATATACGTGGTCAAACTATTTCTGTAATTGACTTATCTATGGCAATAGGTGGTAATCCCATTGATGATATTGAAAATGGCTTTATTATCATTGCTGAATATAATCGTTCTGTGCAAGGCTTTTTAGTTGGATCAGTTGAGCGTATAGTGAATATGAATTGGGAGTCTATTTTACCTCCTCCATCAGGCTCTGGTAGAAATTCATATCTTACAGCTGTGACTGAAATAGAAAAAGAACTTGTAGAAATCCTTGATGTTGAAAAAATATTAAGTGATATTTGCCCTGTTGATACAGCGGTTAGCTCTGAGATTGTAGATGACGGCGAAATTCAAAAAGATTTAGGAGAGCGTATTATTTTTATAGCTGATGATTCTGCTGTCGCCCGTAATCAAATAAAAAGAGCGCTTGAACCTCTGGGTATTCAAACCGAACTTGCTAAAAATGGTAAAGAAGCACTTATTAGGCTCAGAGAAATTGCAGAAAAAGAATGTACAACAGATATAACCGAAAGAATTGGTTTGTTAATTTCAGATGTAGAAATGCCTGAAATGGATGGTTATACATTAACTGCAGAAATAAAAGCTGATCCTCGATTAGCACCTTTGCATGTTATATTACATACTTCATTAAGTGGGGTTTTCAATCAAGCTATGATTGAAAAAGTAGGTGCAGATGACTTTATTGCTAAATTTAACCCCGATGAATTGGCTGCAGCAGTTAAAAAATGGGTTCACTGTGATTAA
- the flgA gene encoding flagellar basal body P-ring formation chaperone FlgA: MNIASIKSISKFVYSKRLIIDAKYLYPVFNIKHSRNIMSLFNKNHHKLIFFIFLTLLSNNVTAVSYSKAQLEQLAINYLEQDLQGLTNGTRKLSALAIDPRIPDKNCDTELLINSAKVQRSNRQSTIQIKCLDEKKWNLYVQVKIMELAPIVVVNQNLNKGEIITKEHLSIKQMQKHLIRTQYLNETQSTTLLGSRSKRNLRSGSAITYKQVCMVCKGDKVTIFAGVRGLRIKTAGFALQDGIIGQNISVKNSKSGKKLHAKVLGVDQVKVSI, from the coding sequence ATGAATATTGCTTCCATAAAAAGTATAAGTAAATTTGTATACAGCAAGCGTCTGATTATTGACGCAAAATATTTATACCCTGTTTTCAACATAAAGCATAGTAGAAACATAATGAGTTTGTTTAATAAAAATCATCATAAGTTAATTTTTTTTATATTTTTGACGTTATTATCCAATAACGTCACAGCAGTAAGCTATTCAAAAGCGCAATTAGAGCAGCTTGCTATAAATTATTTAGAACAAGATTTACAAGGTTTGACTAATGGTACGCGAAAACTATCAGCGCTTGCCATTGATCCAAGAATACCCGATAAAAATTGTGATACTGAATTATTAATCAATTCAGCAAAAGTACAAAGAAGTAATCGGCAGAGTACGATACAAATTAAGTGTTTAGATGAAAAAAAGTGGAATTTATATGTTCAGGTCAAAATTATGGAGCTTGCCCCTATTGTTGTTGTCAATCAAAACCTAAATAAAGGCGAAATTATTACAAAAGAACATCTCAGTATAAAACAAATGCAAAAACATTTAATCAGAACACAATATTTAAATGAAACACAAAGCACTACTCTATTAGGAAGTCGTAGTAAACGGAATTTAAGAAGTGGATCAGCAATCACTTATAAGCAAGTTTGTATGGTTTGTAAGGGAGATAAGGTCACTATTTTTGCAGGTGTACGTGGATTAAGAATAAAAACAGCAGGATTTGCGCTACAAGATGGAATTATTGGCCAAAATATTTCTGTTAAAAACTCTAAGTCTGGTAAGAAGTTACATGCTAAAGTACTAGGTGTTGATCAAGTTAAAGTAAGTATTTAA
- the flgC gene encoding flagellar basal body rod protein FlgC, which produces MSLFNVFDIAGTGMSAQSVRLNTTASNLSNANSVSSSVDETYRARHPVFAAELTKAAAAQGGESVGVKVLGIVESDKPLNVEYNPGHPMADKEGYIYRPNVNTVEEMANMISASRAYQTNVQIADAAKTMLSKTILLGQR; this is translated from the coding sequence ATGAGTTTATTTAATGTATTTGATATAGCTGGTACGGGTATGAGCGCGCAATCAGTGCGTCTAAATACAACAGCAAGTAACCTTTCAAATGCCAATTCAGTAAGTTCAAGTGTTGATGAAACATATAGAGCGAGGCATCCAGTATTTGCCGCAGAATTGACAAAAGCTGCCGCAGCCCAAGGAGGTGAATCTGTTGGAGTAAAAGTCTTAGGCATTGTTGAAAGTGATAAACCTTTAAATGTTGAATATAACCCCGGTCATCCAATGGCTGATAAGGAAGGTTATATATATAGGCCTAACGTTAATACGGTAGAAGAAATGGCTAATATGATTTCAGCATCACGGGCATATCAAACAAATGTACAAATAGCGGATGCAGCAAAAACCATGTTAAGTAAAACAATTTTACTTGGCCAACGTTAA
- a CDS encoding LPP20 family lipoprotein, whose product MNKLIIGTCIASILGGCSSMFNKHVEYDYLQPDSFPILKAVGYAPISLQPGKNQQQKEILAIKASKLEAYRELVEQVYGQQITANSSVRGMITTNDTLNSKVQGAVRGAKVIKSYAIGDSYATELELDMKLVHDLYIGQVKPRTVKKITYY is encoded by the coding sequence ATGAATAAGCTAATAATAGGTACCTGTATCGCATCAATCTTAGGTGGATGTTCAAGTATGTTTAATAAACATGTTGAATATGATTATCTGCAACCGGACTCTTTTCCTATTTTAAAAGCGGTTGGTTATGCGCCTATTAGTTTACAGCCTGGTAAAAACCAGCAGCAAAAAGAGATTTTAGCGATTAAAGCATCAAAGCTAGAAGCTTACAGAGAACTTGTTGAGCAAGTATACGGCCAACAAATTACAGCTAACTCATCTGTTCGTGGCATGATCACAACCAATGATACGTTAAACTCTAAAGTTCAAGGCGCTGTTAGAGGCGCTAAAGTGATTAAAAGTTATGCGATTGGCGATAGTTATGCTACAGAATTAGAGCTTGATATGAAGTTAGTTCATGATTTGTATATAGGTCAAGTTAAACCAAGAACGGTAAAAAAGATCACATATTATTAA